In the Vespula vulgaris chromosome 9, iyVesVulg1.1, whole genome shotgun sequence genome, CAAGatctttgttaattttatcattgtcATTTAACTTTTATCATAGCGTTCAATTTTATTTGCTGATTTTTGTAGAAAACGTagaatctaataatatatttttatgatatcttttatatttcattaacattTTTGTCAAAAAAATAGCTGTATGATTATGTGTAAcagttatgtatgtataatgtaacAGTTTTTTGatgatttacttttaatagtaaacatttcattttcatacgAATGTGTATTCTTAATCGTATTCATTtgcatattattaaaatttctcttgACAATGTTCAGATAGTTCTGTTATGTAGAAcgatgaaaatatcgaaagtttttaaatattttctcttcgtcatattgaagaaaaaaattatggagatttcctcttttatttttttattttctttctctattttttacaTCTCTATTTCTTACATCTATGTATTCGcattgagaaaaataaaatataatatttatgaaaaataccAAAGAAAGGAATAGCCTTTCAGcgattgatcttttttctttgtttcattcaattgTGGATGAAAAGTGATATTCGGTTGATGACCGAATTTGTTTGATACGTATTTCACTCGTGTGTCGACACCACTTTCACTCCATGATCGATAATTGCCATTTTTATCACCATTACGATAACCAGTCTCCTGATGACCGTGCGAACTTATCGAATAATTGAAACGATAGTAAAGATCATTAGCCATTTTCTCAAGAGAACTGTTTTtgagaataatttcattctttttagtATCGTTAGAAATGATtcttttaatagaatttatcaTCATTTCTTTAACAACGCGTTCCATCcgttcatcttctttcttatcgattgGAATACGATTGATATATtgaaaagtttcattttttttcgttaaacttgttctgttgttttctttcatggaattattcgataaaactttctctaaaaattaatgatataatattatttatgtaatccaaatgtttacaaataaattctcgttatatattttcaaaaataaatttttatttatttattatatatatttatatataaataatatatatatgtaataaataaatgaaaatataacgttatatatttttctcacctgttttcttcctattttcgGTCAATACCttcatcatttcttttaatatcggtttaataattttgttctcaATCAATGGTTCAGCGTCTTTCGGAAGAATTTCGTTATGGTTTACTTCTGTACTTTTATTAGTCGGAATTTTACACCCACTGCAAGCTTTCGTTACAACTTCGAAGAGCTTTTTCGCAGCTTCGGGTTTATCCTTGAAGATCTCTCGTGCATCTTtcactttaaaatatttcgaaatgatCACGAAACAATTCTGGCTGAaatagtttaaaaaagaataaataaaatctattactCACGACTTGTGATCTTTCGATTTCTCAttttcgttataataaaatcccCGTTCTTATCAGTGGCATATCCAGTTTCGTGATAAACTCCATCTGCCGTTATAAAACCGTATTCACCAGTAATAATCCCGTCAATGTctttattcgaaagaaaatttgattgatttatcgagaaaattataacaaaatattagtCTTAAAAGATaactaattttatatagattaatatttttatttataaacttataaataaaatagtttatataaattaaaataagataatagtTGAAATAAGATAGTTtatagattaatattttttatttttcaagacaaatatttttccttacatacctttcttttcatatctATGTTGAAAATCGACGATATTGAAAGAGAATTCGTAAGGTCTGTTTTCGTTATATGTATCTTCGATTAGGGCACAGGTTCTCATAAATAAAGACAAAAGTAAAAACGTGAAagtgaaatttttgtttaacaacgaagacaaatatttaacgaatgaAACTAACATCTTGCGAGATAGAAGAGATTGTCTAATGGAACTCGAGAGACTAAGTGCGTTCGTTAAAGAAATTCTACGATGTGCCTCGATGTTGTGTTGTAATCGAACGTAtgtaacgtatgtatgtgaCGAAGACTAAAAGATTATTCTgtttacgatattttatagaatataaaacgaagaacGTGGGGAAAGTGGAGGGAGGAAAAGCTcgttgagagaaaaaataaaaaaaagaaaagaaaaaggaaagaaacgatagaCTCTAGCAAGGTTTTCCTTCGTGATTGCTTTCACGCGTTTAGTAACTAACATCGTTCACAAATAATTACACAATAACTTGATCATAAATCTTGCAGGTCGATGTCAAGTATTcgctaaatattttcaattgaaaAGCTCGCtgctgttttcttttttcttttcttgtcatTACctattcttccttcctccaaagaaaaaaatattttgttcgatattgctccttttttttacacttttattttcataaatatttctccAATCGAtagtattttgtatattttaaacgataaaaatcgtCTCAAAGTATTTCTTATAGActatgataaatgaaaaagcgTTTTaatagttaagaaaaataaaggaaaaataaataaattcaattccttttgaaaataattcaaatgtaGTCGTAAACtcgctttatttttttgtttcattgatAAATCAAGAAACATGAGCAAAGGATCGATGTTCTTTGCGATTAGATCAACGATTATCCAAGCACTGACCTTTAAATCGTTATTTACTTCGATAGTATACGATATCGAGTTCCGTATCTCCATATCTCTCGTTCGATTTACCttctattattcttatatagttAATTAGTTCCGTAATAAAACTCGAATGAAAAATCTCGCGATATTCATtgcaatatgtatatgtacgtatgtgtatgtgtgttgtcGAATACATTAGtcggatatatttttcttcgaacaaatataaatgaaaagaaataaataacaaacaatGTTAGAAAAGGtgaattacatatgtatgtatatatacatacatacatatatacatacatacatacatacatatatatatatatatatatatatatatatatatatatatatatatatatatatatatatactcattgCTAAATGTTGCAAAGCACGAACTGATGACTTCGTTCGTACTTATGAATATTGATTATTACGTctaaacgaagagaaagtaGTTTCTAAACGACTATACTTCTTTATTGTCCGAGACCTCGAAAACGATTCGATGACTATTTTTGACGTACATACACGTTTCTAAAATTTTTCGcaatatttcgttcgtttgatGAATGATACAATCAAACGTTCTGtacgaattaatttgtttctttcttttttttatttcttcttatttttcttatttccataAATTTTTGATATCATTCAATAGTTATgtacaattttaaataaacgtctcgtaaaataaacattttgaCAAGATTTTTGtagttgatttatttttaactaattGTAAAGGATAGAAATCGTTAAGGTGCTCACATCCAAGTACtacttaattaaaatgtttaataatttagaacgtttaacaatttttctttttaaacagattatgatatataatatataatatatatatatatatatatatatatatatatatatatatgtatgtatacagatctattatatacatacacatattatatacatagcaATGTAATTGTGATCTTTATCGAATCTgatttacataattatcaCATTTGCATAGGCATCAAATAGAAGTTCTCCTTCTTAGGCGGTTTTTTATTtgcatgtttatttatttatttattttgttataaacacTTAAACGTTTGAATATTCAACTCGTACCTATGTATCTAGAAACATGCATAGGCATCGgaacgtttaattattatttatatattcaattcgTTCTCTCGCTTTGATAGTCGTTAAAGAAAGTCGACACTTTCAAAAGTAGATCCCTGATTAAAAAAACGACGAatggaaagtaaaaagaataatttcaatcatTTCACGTACCTATACTTACGAACACGTGAGTAAGTACTTAGGTATATAACatgggaaaaaaaagtttctgtGAAATCTAAATATCTATGAATCCTAGATAAGAGTAAGTAATTCCGACGTATAACAtgcatatataacatatgCATGTTGGTATCCATCTACATGCATAAGCTTTAAGCGTGCAGTGGGTAGTTTAGAAAACGGTATGTCGATGCAATTTGTATGGCCAACCGTCGATACAGTACCGATGATAGTGGCATACTAAAAGCACCTATGGAAGGTGGGTTTCTGGCACATGTAAGTACGTCTTACGAATAACGAGATATTCAAgactaaattttatattcgcgAGTGCTTTTAACTATAGTattccaaaaaagaaagaaaactacaAAATTGGAAATCTTTACTTTCGGATATTTAAAATAGTCTGcttgttatttatatcgaaatgaTTTAACGCTCCATTAACATATAtttgctattttatttttaatatcgtaaaaaaagtaaacCTACGAAGAGATAGATAAGGGATGGTAcggggtagagagagagagagagagagagagaaagagagagaaagagagagaggacagtGGGCCATTTTcctaaaattttaatttcgatttcaatGCCAAaccgaatgagagagaaatcgatatactatacgtatatatcccTTCTCATCCATTCAGAATTTGGACCAAAATGCCGTTACTTACTTGCGGACTTAAGTAGGTCAACCGGCATCTCACTATCGAATATACCGAGTATAATTATTCAACCAAATCCAAGAACTCGTATCAATcctaatttcaaaatattttggaaAGGGAAATCTTTTAGGAACGTACGATTTATCGatgcatttattattatctcatcgtagttttttctttttttcgtttctgcttatataattacataaaatgtgacataaattaatttacatataattacgTGTTATacgttatttctattatagaataattgtatatttttgtagCATGCCTTACGGCTCTTGTCTGTATGTAcatgattaaaatatcttcaatAGATAAGGAAGTACAtgttatgataaaatatttgacttAAAGCTAATAATGgtgaatatatagaaataaatgtaaataatgaaaaaaaaatgcataatCTAATAGATATAACAATATCGTTGACATCGTTCAGATGATCttcttaatgaaaaaagaaataaatataattttcgacTTTGTACTATTCATCGAGATATCGTTCTGACGATGTTTCATCTGCCGAACCAATCTCCATTATCTTCTTCGTACTGATGATATTGATTGTAATAATGCTCGTGATGCTGAGGCTGATGAACTACAACTACTTCAGAAGATTGCATATTTACGATCACATTGTATATCATTATGATTATTGCTAATTTGGCAACCATAATGCTTCTTAATAAAGACATTTTAATAGATGCGATAGTACCAGGGAAAGAAATCAACTGAAACagtgaaattttaaatactatGTGTAAAACTAACATTAAGTCTTTGTATAAGGAAcctttgtaataatttaattaaatattacaatttttttaattataaacaaataaatttttgcacCTGCATAGCGAAAGGtgccatcatcatcataaaaCCGATTTTCTTAATTGGACCTGGTTCCTTCGATTGCTCGAAATCTGCTCTCCCTTGTATTGCATTTCctacgaataaatttttttttaattgaattacaaattttttatattatttagattGGAATCATATggtatatgtatttgttgtatttaaaaatacctTCAAATATGTCTAATATTCTTACGTTGATCCAAATTTGTTTACCCTTGACATAAAGTTTAATACCCGAGTAAAGATCCAAACATTCCATCTCAATTGAGGATACGTTATTATTTGACCCTAATTCAGTCTTCGCTAAAGCATTCGTTACGGTCATTAGACAGAGCATACTGAAAAGAATGCTTTccacttttttcatttcttcaatAAAGCTCGCACTCCTAGACTGTGGGTTATTAGCACTTTTAAACTGTAAGTATAAAttccatttattatattgtttattattgttaatttggtaaataaaaaataataatttttcgaattgtaaatatgtaaaaataataaatgataattaagcaataattatatatatatatatatatatatatactttatacataCAGTAAGGGACTTATGTACTCAGTaggatatatatttcctttaataaagatatatattataatacagtTATATATAGGGTGTCCCACGCAATTGAAACAGTCTGTACCTTctaaaagattgaaaatagaaaaaaatgttataaatcaaaattgaaTGGTATCAGACAgtgtataatatgaaaataattttatgtatttgtgtgCATTGGTGcgtaagaaaaatacaattatatattttttttttttaatggagaCCTATACTTTTGTCTTCACCATCTGATTTTGTTATGTTTTCAGGCTTAGTTTTTTATGCTTTACATAAAAATGTTAACTTATGCTTTAAACTTATACGATAGGAAGttatcgtaattaaaattttctgaaTTATTTAGATCTATCACCAACTTGACGGTAATATCACGAGGTAATATCACGTGTGataaatacttattaattaaaattttaatcttacattaatattaataattagttcTTGTTTACCGAAATAATTTAGAGAACTTTTTGCTGCGATAACTTCCTAATATATGTTAAcacttttatgtatattaatacttttaagTAGAGCATAAAAAACTGCATCAACCTGCTCTCAAAAATAtagatttctattaaaaaagaagtacagTTACATTTTTTTGATGCACCGATACACAAaagtatacaaaattatttgcatattATACATCTTCTAATACCATTTTACTTGGACTTATAacatttgttttctattttcaatcgTTTAGAAGATACAGTCTATTGCAATtacatggatatatatatatatatatatatatatatatatatatatatataaagttagaaatttatttattaatataaaaatatatatatacataatatataactagagtaaaaatatattactttcatatttcaaataatatttttgttcgtaGTCTTGATACCAAATTACaacttttataaacaaaatatgatatatatatatatatatatatcatatatatatatatatacacgtacctACTTAAAAGTAATACTAGcacgaatatattaaattaattatttataaaaatctcttataaatatttggaaTGAATCCTACCTCAATTATTAGCAGGAAAATAGTCGATCGAAGAGaacgacgaaaaaatattgaaaatataaatattatcgcggttttctcatatttataaaaccatcacaacaataaaaataacagaGACGTCGTACTCCTGTTTGACCATCGACTGGACTGTTCCATGGTCTGCCGAGCGAAGagctaatatttttcttattttctcccCGCATAGCTACCAGACGGAAGTCAAGAAACTAGGTCTAGCTTGCAAGAGAACGCAATCGGTTTCATGGAGAATGCGTAACAGTGGGatctttgagaaagaaaaagaagcaaaacacaagaaaaaaaaaaaaacaaacagaaagaaagaaaaggaaaataacgcTTGactttaaaattgaaaaaaattatacgctTTGCTTGATCAACTCCTTTTAAAATTAACGCAATATACTCGTAGATTACGTTTTTATGCTGATAAtaggattattattttacaaaagaaatattacaattatcatttatgatcgttttaaattaaagattaTCACGTATTTAATACGTTCGTTGTAATAAcagaattaatttctaatgacAGCATGAGGTATTCTACTTATTGCAATATATCTAGTTAACAGTTTTGGTTCTAACGTTTGGTTAAGTTctcgatgttttttttttttaatatttacataaaataacatCGGTATACGGTATTGATTTCATGAcgtatcaaaaataaaattaattctatcaACGTTTTTACAGGAAGTATTTAcgaaagtatatgtatatgtttttttcttttttttttcaaaagaaaggaacactGTATCCATCATTTGGTTTTTTATGTCAGTATTGTTCTTTTACTTGTTCATAGCTTCCTTtggtatttctctctctctctctctctctctctctctctctctctctctttctgtattaGGACAactaacaaattataaaacttaGTTATACTATAACTATTCGCTAAGAATACTTTTaactaaaagaaataatatagttAACTTCATAAATGATCTCCTATGAAGTCTCcgaagattaaataaaagataagtaAATCATTCCTCAAATTATTCTTTCCtcaattaaaatcaatcaGCGAATACGGACGAAACGTATAGCAGCATTTACGGTAAGCAAGAAActagataatttataaattaacaagTAATCGATCACAAAGTCTGAGGCACTACGAAAGGCACTAAATGAATCACagattatcgatattattccaTTTCTTATCATCGTATGTTCATTTGATAcgatcgatagaaagaaataatcgaatcCAGTGCATTCCATATTTTATTCcctgtaataataatgttcaTCGTTTCCTGGTCCGCTCATGGTTTCCCAACCATGATAAGCTTGTCTGTGAGCATAAGGAAGATCATTGTGAACGTGTACGTGGATCGGTTGAGGCGACCAGGAATGCGGTACGTGTTGTTGATTCCAAACAGAATAGAACTTGGCAAGGAAGCTACTCAACTTCAGTACCAATAGAATAATTCctggtaaagaaaaataaatcaataataaagttatattttttccGATCGATGAttgataaaaggaagaaagtttTAAGTAGGGCACGATTTGACCGTAAAGTCACGTAACTTAAAAACGTTATCAttgatcataaaaatttcaatcgatgTCTCCTTATTATGTATGCGTCTTACAACATTCGAAAGAGATAccgttactttttattttttttcccctttctttttttctttcttcccatAGAATCccatagaattttttctttcaccatCGACCTTACCGATTAAAAGACCCTTCAGAGAAATCACAGTGAGCACCGTCAAGAGAGTCATCATTGCTCCCATTTTGTACATGATCGGCATCAACATAAATTGTATCCTCTTGACGCCGAAAGTACGGCCTGTACTTTCGACCCCTTTTCCTGCAAAATTTATGAGTACCGTTTTAATGAGAGTTCTTTTACGAAAGGATGTCAGAGAGGTATGTGAGAATATggagatttttttataaatcatgaACATGAAATAACAGTGATTTTAGTTACCTGTCAACACGTGCTCATTCacattatatatcatacaccTACATGAATAATAAATGGAATTAGATTCTAACGCgggaataatattttactttaatatcgacattaaaaagtattacgtCAACTTTTATAAACgcggattatatatatatatgtgtatgtatgtatgtatatttacacacacacatacactctcgcacaaacatatatatatatatatacatacttagaATTACCTTCGGTCACGTTTCCATCGAATATCTCGTcgaaaaattgtttaacatATTCCACGTCCTGATCGATCAAAGAATTCTTGGAAACTGCCGTTAATCCGttgcttcttccttcttcgactTTGCCAATCGCATGATAAAAATCTGATCGTTCCTCGGATATCactttttttgaaaatgacgccagtaagagaaagaacatcAACGTCCAACCAATCCCCTTCATGTTTAGATCACTAACCGTCACGTGATACGTTCTCTAATCATAAACTCcgattttttttacacgatcGATCTTAGccgtttatttttaaaatgttgCACACGGATTTAAATTTAACAGGAAGAACGTGTTAATCGGTCTCGCACGAGGAGCCTTATGATTCGGACGAACGAAGGCGAAGTCGTTAGAACTGAAAATGGTAAGCGCTTGGAGGAACGCGCTTGCGCTCTGCGCACCATTCGTCGTCCCCATCCTCGACACTTTCCTTGTTCCGACGTTTTGGGACACATGGAAAGTGATTTATGAGATATAGCGAGCTCTCGATGttgtttattacatttaaaaaaagaagaaaagaagtcgtcagttattacatatatatatatatatatatatatatatatatatatatatatatatatgtatgtatgtatgtatataagatataagaattaatcgtttaatatatataagaatgtttttatatataagaattaattatatttaagtttaattataattaaatttaattaagtaaACAATTagctattaattaataaattgataaattttataattttataatttttgtagtattaaacaattttagcaatatataatatatcggaAATTTGTAACGAAGCTAATGTAACTTTTATAACTTCtctatatgtaataattataaggaATACCGGTCGTAtagatagaatataatatatatatataagaggaagaggatgatCTTCTAATGAAAAAGTTGTTAATAAGAAACGAtctattcgtttaatttttcttctctttcttgtatAACAGCTGCTTGATGCCTAGATGTAGCCATGTTCGATACTTCTTGAGTGCCGTATAAAACGATCGTTACTAAAGGTAATGACCTTCTAATAGTGAACCGTTCAGAATACGAGATAAGGAATGAGCTAAGATCGAAGTTACATGCCGTTTaatcactttttatttttgttattttttattcataataaattcACATTTGTACGTtgaaacgattttatattttattttttcttttttcttctagaataaacgataattctttttaagtttctcgagaaaatatttttctcgagaaaagGATTTCTTTAGGTGAATGCAAAGATCACTTTCACAAATGTGACGACCAatgagattcttttttctttctttctttctttctttctttctttcttccttccttccaatACAGTtatcgaggaagaaaaagtaggtATATATTTTGGAGCTCTTTCGAACGATGTAGCGGGGAACTTTGTCCCACTTTCTACGTCACTGTCACGGTCACTGTCCGACGATCATTCGCGTACGACCGTCACCTTGAGCGCGATTGTTTAACCATGAAGACGAGTCTCTTCTATTCCATTATGATAGTTCGAAAGGAATCATGAAAATGacaatattcaattaaaatataaatagaccATTGAaacttaaatttatatattaaatttaatattaaaagtaaatgatattttacttttctctcaccttctctcctctttgaTTTTATCAATCCGTATAATCGCATCATttgttcataatttttatatacaaatatactatacaaaaaataaatgtcgAATTAAT is a window encoding:
- the LOC127066190 gene encoding protein lethal(3)malignant blood neoplasm 1, which produces MLVSFVKYLSSLLNKNFTFTFLLLSLFMRTCALIEDTYNENRPYEFSFNIVDFQHRYEKKDIDGIITGEYGFITADGVYHETGYATDKNGDFIITKMRNRKITSLKDAREIFKDKPEAAKKLFEVVTKACSGCKIPTNKSTEVNHNEILPKDAEPLIENKIIKPILKEMMKNEIILKNSSLEKMANDLYYRFNYSISSHGHQETGYRNGDKNGNYRSWSESGVDTRVKYVSNKFGHQPNITFHPQLNETKKKDQSLKGYSFLWYFS
- the LOC127066501 gene encoding protein apnoia → MKGIGWTLMFFLLLASFSKKVISEERSDFYHAIGKVEEGRSNGLTAVSKNSLIDQDVEYVKQFFDEIFDGNVTEGKGVESTGRTFGVKRIQFMLMPIMYKMGAMMTLLTVLTVISLKGLLIGIILLVLKLSSFLAKFYSVWNQQHVPHSWSPQPIHVHVHNDLPYAHRQAYHGWETMSGPGNDEHYYYRE